The proteins below are encoded in one region of Hordeum vulgare subsp. vulgare chromosome 3H, MorexV3_pseudomolecules_assembly, whole genome shotgun sequence:
- the LOC123439665 gene encoding uncharacterized protein LOC123439665, giving the protein MATALRFVARKVCSRALQRPQQPCFPAAASPAVKEEQSMLLPRISHGGSSLRRFSSSETPNFLNNNKKHLPGGAKSGAIVAEPTESLAKRVEEKKHELLHLLRQLEGESSMGSEQKELQQLLQCSTNKFVLSVFKVFVGGIVVGKATSLAIVAMLPPN; this is encoded by the exons ATGGCGACAGCTCTTCGGTTTGTGGCGAGGAAGGTCTGCAGTCGCGCTCTTCAGCGGCCGCAGCAGCCGTGTTTTCCGGCTGCCGCTTCACCCGCCGTCAAGGAGGAACAGAGCATGTTGCTGCCAAGGATTAGCCATGGCGGGAGTTCACTTCGTCGGTTCAGCTCTTCAGAAACACCAAATTTTCTTAATAATAACAAG AAGCACCTGCCTGGTGGCGCCAAATCTGGCGCAATCGTTGCAGAACCAACCGAGAGCCTAGCCAAGCGAGTAGAGGAGAAGAAACACGAGCTGCTCCATCTGCTTCGCCAGTTGGAAGGTGAATCTTCCATGGGGAGTGAGCAAAAGGAGCTACAACAATTGCTTCAGTGTTCTACTAACAAGTTCGTACTCTCGGTATTTAAAGTGTTTGTGGGAGGGATAGTGGTAGGCAAGGCAACCTCGTTGGCCATCGTTGCTATGTTGCCTCCGAATTAA